Part of the bacterium genome is shown below.
CTTGACCTTATACAACCAGAAGATATCATTGTTACTGTTTCTTTGGAAGGGTATATAAAGAGAACTTCTTTAGAACTTTATAGACGCCAAAGAAGAGGTGGAAAAGGGTTTATTGGAGTTAAAACTAAAGAAGAAGATTACGTTAAACACCTTTTTGTCTGTTCTACTACAGACACTATCCTTTTCTTTACTGAAACAGGTCAAGTGCACTGGCTAAAAGGATATCTAATACCTGATGCAGGAAAAAATGCTAAAGGAAAGCCAATAGTGAACCTTTTAACCATTGATACAAAAGAGAGGATATCGGCTGTAATACCTGTTAAAGAGTTTTCAGAAGATAGTTACCTTCTAATGATAACCCAAAAGGGGATAGTTAAAAAAACTATTCTAAACCTATATAGCAGACCAAGAAGAGGTGGCATAAGAGGTATAAACTTAAGAGATGGTGACAGGCTTATTGAAGTACGTGCAACAGATGGTAAGCAAGATATACTGTTAAGCACAAAACACGGATTAAGCATAAGATTCTCAGAAAAAGAAGTAAAACCTGTCGGAAGAAATTCTATAGGGGTTATTGGTATAAGGTTCAAAAAGAAAGAAGACGAAGTTGTGGGCTGTGGAGTTTTTGCTCCTACTGATAAAGAAAGGTCATTGTTTACCGTATGTTCAAAAGGTTATGGAAAAAGAACTATGATCTACAATTACCGCAAACAACACAGAGGCGGTACAGGTATCATAGATATAAAAACAGGCGGTAGAAACGGGTATGTTATAGGAATAAAATCCGTTAAACCAAAAGATGAACTCATTTTAATTACTAAAGGTGGAGTAACTATTAGGATGACTGCTGATGATGCAAGAACGGTCAGCAGAAACACACAAGGTGTTCGGCTTATAAAACTTGCTAAGGGAGATGTAATAATGGACTTAGCCCTTGTATCAAAAGAAGATGAAGAAATTTGAGATTCTCAGTCATACAGCAGACATAAAAGCAACCGTTTATGGTGAGAATATTGAAACTCTTTTTGAAAACAGTTCTGAAGCGCTCTCTTTTATAACAGGTTTTCAATATTCTGATACAAAAGAGGAGACCATAAGAATAAAAATTTCTGCTGATAATTTAGAAGACCTGTTGGTAAAATTTCTTAATGAACTTATATATTACGCAGAGGTTAAAAGAAAAGCCGGCAAGGTGTCTGTCAAGAAAATTTATACACTAAAGAAAGAAAATGTTCTTGTATGTAAAATAGAAGGTAGAAGTGTAAGTGGTCAGGAAAAAGAGATTAAAGCAGCAACTTATCATAATCTTAAAATAGAAAAACAAACTGATATGTTTGCCGCATCAATTATCTTTGATGTTTAGGAGGACTAATTATGCTAAAAAAAGAGAAAGAGTTTTATAAAAAACTTCTTGACAGAGAGAAAGAACGTATCTGTAAAAACTTAGGTCATTCAAGAGAAATGCTTACAAAAGGGGAGAAAGGTATTCCTACGCATTTAGCCGACTACGGAACTGATGAGTTTGGAAAAGGGCTTGAAATAAACCTTTCTGATGCTGAACAGAAAACCCTAAACAGTATTAGAGAATCATTACAAAAACTTGAAAACAACACCTTTGGTATATGCGATGAATGCGGAAAAAAGATTGCTAAAACAAGGCTCAAAGCTCTACCTTACGCTAAACTCTGTATCGCCTGCCAGCGAGAGAAAGAAAAAAGTGGAGAATAAGAGCCTTAATTTTTTTTATGTGACATCTGCTGTTGCTTTTGCTTTAGACCAAATTTCAAAGTTTATTATAATAAATTTACTTGAGCACGGTGCTATTTCATTTGATATATTTAGATATTTTTCACTTACACTTGTGAGAAATACAGGTATATGTTTTGGTATGTTGAGCAGATGCAATCTGAAATATTTTATTGTTGGCACTTCTTTAGTGATAGCAACTCTTATTTTAATATACCTTCTTAAACAGAAAGAAAAAACCATTAAACTTCAGATTGCTTTTGGGATGATTGAAGGCGGAATTTTAGGTAATATGACCGATAGAATAAGAGTAAATTCAGTTATAGATTTTATTAACCTACATATTTGGCCAGTATTCAATTTAGCTGACACATTTATTGTTACGGGTGTATGCTTAATTTTACTGGAACAGATTAAGGAGAAAGATGTACCCCGAATTTCTCACAATAGGTAGTTTTGTTATTTATTGGTATGGAGTAATGGTAGCAATTGGAGTTTTTATAAGCAGTTTAATATTCCAAAAACTTGCCCGTCAGAATAATTATACACAAGATACTATATCAAATATAATCTTTTTTTCGGTATTATGGGGAATAATAGGGGGACGAGTTCTACATATTCTTGTACATTTCCACTATTATTATAGAAACCTTCTCGAGATAGTTTCAATAAGAAACGGCGGTTTGGCAGCAGAAGGGGCTATTATTTCTGCTATTATTTTTCTATTTCTATACTCTAAAATCAAAAACTTTAATCTACGCAAAACCCTTGACCTGATATCAGTTCCAGTCCCTCTTGCACAGGCTTTAGGAAGAGTCGGCTGTTTTTTAAACGGGTGTTGTTGGGGGAAACCGTCTGAACTACCGTGGGCAGTTAAATTCCCT
Proteins encoded:
- the lspA gene encoding signal peptidase II, producing the protein MENKSLNFFYVTSAVAFALDQISKFIIINLLEHGAISFDIFRYFSLTLVRNTGICFGMLSRCNLKYFIVGTSLVIATLILIYLLKQKEKTIKLQIAFGMIEGGILGNMTDRIRVNSVIDFINLHIWPVFNLADTFIVTGVCLILLEQIKEKDVPRISHNR
- the lgt gene encoding prolipoprotein diacylglyceryl transferase — its product is MYPEFLTIGSFVIYWYGVMVAIGVFISSLIFQKLARQNNYTQDTISNIIFFSVLWGIIGGRVLHILVHFHYYYRNLLEIVSIRNGGLAAEGAIISAIIFLFLYSKIKNFNLRKTLDLISVPVPLAQALGRVGCFLNGCCWGKPSELPWAVKFPHLLTKVHPTQLYYTVCHLFLFALLLCLNKRKLKEGTVFSAYIMGFAFIRYTIDKFRGDLLETSLGLYPTQIIAIFLFTAGLFWFLSITKDDPELTTLEENLLDKDFLPNDKDEEKREDDNT
- a CDS encoding TraR/DksA family transcriptional regulator; the protein is MLKKEKEFYKKLLDREKERICKNLGHSREMLTKGEKGIPTHLADYGTDEFGKGLEINLSDAEQKTLNSIRESLQKLENNTFGICDECGKKIAKTRLKALPYAKLCIACQREKEKSGE
- a CDS encoding archease; translated protein: MKKFEILSHTADIKATVYGENIETLFENSSEALSFITGFQYSDTKEETIRIKISADNLEDLLVKFLNELIYYAEVKRKAGKVSVKKIYTLKKENVLVCKIEGRSVSGQEKEIKAATYHNLKIEKQTDMFAASIIFDV